One genomic window of Magnolia sinica isolate HGM2019 chromosome 3, MsV1, whole genome shotgun sequence includes the following:
- the LOC131239490 gene encoding arabinogalactan O-methyltransferase 1-like, translating into MHLTVTQKPWFLALSVGAIFASALLISTLTRATDHSFLCSLSPYSRATDTTSVQLNAILHYATSRIVPQQSIDEIRISFDVLKRASPCNFLVFGLGHDSIMWNSFNPRGTTLFLEEDPKWIQSVLKNAPFLRAHTVRYPTHLSQADELLQFYKSEPACLPPSVQLKGNQRCRLALSDLPDEVYDKEWDLIMVDAPRGYAGDLPGRMGAIFTAATMARNRRGEGVTHVFLHDVDRRVEKIYAEEFLCRKYRAHAVGRLWHFEIPPERNVSTGTGFC; encoded by the coding sequence ATGCATCTGACTGTAACTCAAAAGCCATGGTTCCTGGCTCTCTCCGTCGGCGCGATTTTCGCCTCCGCCCTTCTCATCTCCACCCTCACGCGAGCCACCGACCACTCCTTCCTCTGCTCGCTCTCTCCTTACTCGCGAGCCACCGACACTACCTCCGTCCAGCTCAACGCCATCCTCCACTACGCCACGTCACGCATCGTCCCCCAGCAATCCATCGATGAGATCCGCATCTCCTTCGACGTTCTCAAGCGCGCTTCTCCTTGCAACTTCCTCGTCTTTGGTCTCGGCCATGATTCCATCATGTGGAACTCCTTCAATCCACGTGGCACCACCCTATTCCTCGAGGAAGACCCCAAGTGGATCCAGTCCGTCTTAAAGAACGCCCCCTTCCTCCGGGCCCACACAGTCCGCTATCCTACGCACCTCTCCCAGGCTGATGAGCTCCTCCAGTTCTACAAATCCGAGCCCGCCTGCCTCCCCCCGAGCGTGCAGCTCAAAGGGAATCAACGGTGCAGATTGGCCCTGAGCGATCTGCCGGACGAGGTGTACGACAAGGAGTGGGATCTGATCATGGTCGACGCGCCGCGTGGGTATGCCGGCGATCTGCCCGGCCGGATGGGGGCGATCTTCACAGCCGCGACGATGGCGAGGAATCGGCGAGGAGAGGGCGTGACGCACGTGTTCCTGCACGACGTGGATCGGAGGGTGGAGAAGATCTACGCTGAGGAGTTCCTCTGCAGGAAGTATCGGGCCCACGCCGTCGGGAGGCTGTGGCATTTCGAGATCCCGCCGGAGAGGAACGTGAGCACCGGCACGGGGTTTTGCTAA